Part of the Streptomyces sp. NBC_00457 genome, GTGCACCGGCTTCGGCTTCCGGTGCGCCTGATATCGGTATGCCCGCTTTCGACCCTTCGGTGGAATCCGGAGTGCCGGAACAGTGCGGCGATGTGAGGCTTGTTCCGTGATTCCGTGGTGGCGGGTGCTTCCGGGGCTGGTGGCGGGGCTGGTTCTGCTGCCGTTCGGGGGTGTCTCGTCCGCGGCCGTCCTGTCGTACGGGGCTGTCTCGTCGTACGACATCCAGGTCAGCGCCTCCGCCTCGCCCTCCCCTTCCGATCAGCCGTCCCGGGCCGGAAGCCGGGCCGGTGAGGGGCGGGAGCGGCCGGGGCGGCAGGGTGTGGCCGAGCCGGTGGAGGAGGTGCCTCGGACGACCCGGCAGCCTAGGCAGCCCCCGGAGCCCACCGCGTCGCCCTCCACGCGGCGGCAGCCGGTGGAGCAGGCCGCCGAGGCCGAGAGCCCCGCCGAACCCGTGCTGCGGATCATGCCGCTGGGCAGCGGGCTGGTCCTGATCGGGCTCGGGCTGGGGCTCGCGTTTCTCGGGCTGCGGCTGCGGCGGGGCTGAGCCTGTCCGGCACACCGGTGCTACGGCTGCGGCTGCGGCTGCGGCTGCGGCTGTCCGGCGTACCGGTGCTACGCCACTACGAGCAGCACCTTTCCGACGTGGCCGCTCTCCTCGACCACCCGGTGGGCGGCGGCCGCGTCGCTCATCGGGATCGCCCGGTCGACGACCGGGCGGACGTGGCCGGCGTCGAGCAGGGGCCAGACGTGTTCGCGTACGGCCGCGACGATCGCCGCCTTCTCGCCGAGCGGGCGGGCGCGCAGCGAGGTCGCGCTGATCGCGGCGCGCTTGCCCAGCAGTGCGGCGATGTTCAGCTCGCCCTTGATCCCGCCCTGCATGCCGATGATCGCGAGCCGGCCGTTGACGGCGAGGGCCTGGACGTTGCGGTCGAGATACTTGGCGCCCATGTTGTCGAGGATGACGTCCGCGCCCGCGCCGTCTGTGGCCTTCCTGACCTCCTCGACGAAGTCCTGCTCGCGGTAGTTGACCAGGATGTCCGCGCCCAGTTCGGCGCAGCGCCGCAGCTTCTCCTCGGTGCCCGCGGTGACGGCGACCTTGGCGCCGACGGCCTTGGCGAGCTGGATCGCCATGGTGCCGATGCCGCTGGAGCCGCCGTGCACGAGGAGGGTCTCGCCGGGACGCAGGTGGGCGATCATGAAGACGTTCGACCAGACCGTGCACGTCACCTCGGGCAGTGCGGCGGCCTGTACCAGGTCGAGGCCCTGCGGCACGGGCAGCAGCTGACCGGCCGGGACGGCGACCTTCTCGGCGTAGCCGCCGCCCGCGAGCAGCGCGCACACCTCGTCGCCGACCGCCCAGCCGGAGACGCCGGGGCCGACCGCGGTGATCCGCCCGGAGCATTCGAGGCCGGGGTAGGGGGAGGCGCCGGGCGGCGGGTTGTAGAAGCCCTGGCGTTGCAGGATGTCGGCCCGGTTGACCGCGCCGGCCGCCACCTCGACCAGCACCTCACCCTCGCCGGGCACCGGATCGGGGACCTCGTGCCACACCAGCGCCTCGGGCCCACCGGGTTCGGGAATCGTGATCGCGTACATGGGCAGGACGCTACTCCCCTTCTTCCTCTCTTCCTCGGGCTCCGGCCCTCTGCCGCTACGTCCCCGGACCGGTGCGCCTACGTCGCTGGACCGGTCCGCTTCGGTCCTTCGACCGGTCCGCCGGGAAATCCCTGTGCGGCACCGATGAGTTTGAGGGACGGTAAAGGTCTCCCCATGCGTAGCCCACGAACGCGGAAGGAAACCACCATGAGCCAGCAGAGCTCAGGCCTGGCCATCGAGACCGCGGGCCTGGTGAAGACGTTCGGCGAGACCAGGGCCGTGGACGGCGTCGACCTCGCCGTCCCCGCCGGCACGGTCTACGGCGTCCTCGGTCCTAACGGCGCCGGCAAAACCACCACTGTGAAGATGCTCGCCACCCTCCTGCGGCCCGACGGCGGCCAGGCCCATGTCTTCGGGCACGACGTCGTGCACGAGGCCGACGAGGTGCGCGGCCGGGTCAGCCTCACCGGTCAGTACGCGTCCGTGGACGAGGACCTCACCGGCACCGAGAACCTGGTTCTGCTCGGCCGTCTTCTCGGGCAGCACAAGAAGGCCGCCCGGGACCGGGCCGCGCAGCTTCTGGAGGCCTTCGGGCTGACGGACGCGGCCGGAAAGCAGGTCAAGAACTACTCGGGCGGCATGCGGCGCCGTATCGACATCGCCGCGTCCATCCTGAACACCCCCGAGCTGCTCTTCCTCGACGAGCCGACGACCGGGCTCGACCCGCGCAGCCGCAACCAGGTCTGGGACATCATCCGCGCGGTGGTCGCTCAGGGCACGACCGTGCTGCTGACCACGCAGTATCTGGACGAGGCCGACCAGCTGGCGTCCCGGATCGCCGTGATCGACAAGGGCAAGGTGATCGCGGAGGGCACCAAGGGCGAGCTGAAGGCGTCCGTCGGCGCCGGGTCCGTCCATCTGCGCCTGCGCGACGCGGCACAGCGCCCGCAGGCCGAGCAGGTGCTGCGGCTGGCCCTGGACGCGGACGTGCAGCTGGAGCCCGATCC contains:
- a CDS encoding NAD(P)H-quinone oxidoreductase; translation: MYAITIPEPGGPEALVWHEVPDPVPGEGEVLVEVAAGAVNRADILQRQGFYNPPPGASPYPGLECSGRITAVGPGVSGWAVGDEVCALLAGGGYAEKVAVPAGQLLPVPQGLDLVQAAALPEVTCTVWSNVFMIAHLRPGETLLVHGGSSGIGTMAIQLAKAVGAKVAVTAGTEEKLRRCAELGADILVNYREQDFVEEVRKATDGAGADVILDNMGAKYLDRNVQALAVNGRLAIIGMQGGIKGELNIAALLGKRAAISATSLRARPLGEKAAIVAAVREHVWPLLDAGHVRPVVDRAIPMSDAAAAHRVVEESGHVGKVLLVVA
- a CDS encoding ATP-binding cassette domain-containing protein gives rise to the protein MSQQSSGLAIETAGLVKTFGETRAVDGVDLAVPAGTVYGVLGPNGAGKTTTVKMLATLLRPDGGQAHVFGHDVVHEADEVRGRVSLTGQYASVDEDLTGTENLVLLGRLLGQHKKAARDRAAQLLEAFGLTDAAGKQVKNYSGGMRRRIDIAASILNTPELLFLDEPTTGLDPRSRNQVWDIIRAVVAQGTTVLLTTQYLDEADQLASRIAVIDKGKVIAEGTKGELKASVGAGSVHLRLRDAAQRPQAEQVLRLALDADVQLEPDPVALTARVGGGAANGQGAAEQAARALAELARGGVIVDNFSLGQPSLDEVFLALTGHDTHEPKDKVSA